From the genome of Chlorocebus sabaeus isolate Y175 chromosome 2, mChlSab1.0.hap1, whole genome shotgun sequence, one region includes:
- the MMP24OS gene encoding protein MMP24OS gives MGAQLSGGCGAPEPVQPQPQPQPAAPEGPEQPRPQPQPQPEPSPWGPLDDVRFLIACTSWY, from the coding sequence ATGGGGGCTCAGCTAAGTGGCGGCTGCGGCGCGCCGGAGCCtgtgcagccccagccccagccccagcctgcgGCGCCGGAGGGCCCGGAACAGCCCCGacctcagccccagccccagcccgagCCCAGCCCGTGGGGTCCGCTGGACGACGTGCGCTTCCTCATCGCCTGCACTTCCTGGTACTGA